From Triticum aestivum cultivar Chinese Spring chromosome 4A, IWGSC CS RefSeq v2.1, whole genome shotgun sequence, a single genomic window includes:
- the LOC123087945 gene encoding uncharacterized protein, whose amino-acid sequence MKNKSGRRRRNQNAHQKTTRNKAAAGDGNEDMLSKLPNDLLLNILERVDTLDAIRTCVLSKQMLKLPTMFSRFFLSVSSVPAYHDKARVSSLSVSDMLRTNSALAHVTDNFLSTRSTEVAICKLKIRFILMQRDSLVIGNSVARAMATQKVDATEFEIVTEKAYKICSSDDLLQYGKQFNDFIGACPDAFAGLRCLWLRNMRFGELDIPNILSTCKLLESLRLTHCDSGIHSVVQVEHARLIELEVDNGKFERVELTCLPKLEQVTYNNWFSYEDPMYFGFVPQLSKLSLIKTGSRLQKTLELSQFLVNVPSISDLHLDFRSENIWVIPESPELLTPVLSKLQLVNLDHLPEGCDLAWTMFILEAAPSLKELCITVWDRCCIMFTGTEFRKENGLCDKADVKWKPYAPGFKHKNLVKLAIYGFQPDDNFVRYIRCLAEAAVNMAEISLHDRKVCGRCGDLDLEVQVKVCPSRYPRTAEEKSQVTEVLGLASRAVVHFRS is encoded by the exons ATGAAGAACAAAAGCGGTCGCCGAAGACGCAAT CAAAATGCGCACcaaaaaacaactcgaaacaaagccGCTGCTGGCGATGGGAACGAAGACATGCTTAGCAAGCTGCCCAACGACCTTTTGCTCAACATTCTGGAGAGGGTGGACACGCTAGACGCGATAAGGACCTGTGTCCTATCCAAGCAAATGCTGAAGCTCCCCACCATGTTCTCGCGGTTCTTCCTAAGTGTCAGTTCCGTTCCAGCCTACCATGACAAAGCTCGTGTGTCCAGCCTCAGCGTCAGCGACATGCTCCGAACCAACAGTGCTCTGGCTCATGTAACGGATAACTTCTTGAGCACAAGGAGCACGGAGGTCGCCATCTGCAAACTCAAAATCAGATTCATTCTGATGCAGCGTGACTCCTTAGTCATTGGCAACTCTGTTGCCCGCGCCATGGCAACCCAGAAGGTTGATGCAACCGAGTTTGAGATTGTGACAGAGAAGGCTTACAAGATCTGCTCTTCTGATGATCTCCTCCAGTACGGGAAGCAATTCAATGATTTTATCGGTGCTTGTCCGGATGCATTTGCCGGCCTTAGGTGCCTCTGGCTGCGCAATATGAGGTTTGGTGAACTAGACATCCCCAACATCCTGAGCACCTGCAAGCTCTTGGAGTCTTTGCGCTTAACCCATTGCGACTCAGGGATCCATTCCGTGGTGCAAGTAGAGCATGCTCGACTTATTGAGCTCGAGGTTGACAATGGGAAATTTGAGAGAGTTGAGCTCACATGTCTGCCAAAACTCGAACAAGTGACCTATAATAATTGGTTCTCTTATGAAGATCCCATGTATTTTGGTTTTGTGCCACAACTTTCAAAGCTGAGCCTTATTAAAACTGGCTCCCGTTTGCAAAAGACCCTTGAGTTAAGTCAGTTCCTTGTTAATGTTCCTTCCATAAGCGATCTCCATCTGGATTTTAGAAGTGAAAATATTTGGGTTATCCCAGAAAGCCCGGAACTGCTCACCCCTGTGCTCAGCAAACTACAGCTTGTGAATCTGGATCATCTTCCCGAAGGATGTGATTTAGCTTGGACAATGTTTATTCTTGAAGCTGCACCCTCCCTAAAAGAGCTGTGCATCACAGTATGGGATCGTTGCTGCATAATGTTCACAGGCACAGAGTTCCGGAAGGAAAATGGTTTGTGCGACAAGGCAGACGTGAAGTGGAAGCCATATGCCCCTGGTTTCAAGCACAAGAATCTGGTTAAGCTCGCCATCTATGGCTTTCAGCCCGACGACAACTTTGTGCGATACATCAGGTGTCTCGCGGAAGCTGCGGTTAATATGGCAGAGATATCTCTGCATGACCGGAAGGTGTGTGGGCGCTGTGGTGACTTGGATCTTGAGGTCCAGGTCAAGGTTTGTCCATCGAGATATCCGCGGACCGCTGAGGAGAAGAGCCAGGTAACTGAGGTGTTGGGTTTGGCTTCGCGGGCTGTAGTTCACTTCCGGTCCTAA